ACCTTGAGAACGACGGGCAGAAGGACGCCGCCCTTGTCGGTGGCAAGGAGGTCGGCAAGTGAAGGTCCAAGGCTGGATGTTCCTCTGGCTGAGCCTCTTCATCCTCGTCGTCGCCGCCGTCTACGGCGTGTGGTCGAAGGAGCCCGTCGGCACCACCGCGCTCTTCCTGGCCTTCGGCCTGAGCCTCATGATCGGCTTCTACCTGGCCTTCACGGCCCGGCGGGTCGACGCGATGGCGCAGGACAACAAGCAGGCCGACGTCGCGGACGAGGCCGGCGAGGTGGGGTTCTTCTCCCCGCACAGCTGGCAGCCGCTCTCCCTGGCCGTCGGCGGGGCGCTCGCGTTCCTCTCCATCGCCATCGGCTGGTGGCTGCTGTTCTTCTCCTTCCCGGTACTCCTGATCGGCCTGTGGGGCTGGGTCTTCGAGTACTACAGCGGTGAGAACCAGAACCAGTAGGCACCGCGGCGGACAGCCGTAATTGGCACAAGGGGCCCGGATCCTCCTCACCCCTGAGGAGGATCCGGGCCCCTCGTTTGCAGTCACACAGCGCGCCGTAACCGAACATTCTTCATAACGTGTGCATATGAACCACAAGCCGCGCTTTCGCACCGTTCTCGGCTGCACTGTGCTGGTCCTGTCCTTCGGGGCGGCAGCGACCGGCTGTGGCGGCCCGGACGGCCACCCGCTGTCCGGCAAGCCCTACGACGCAGCCGACCAGGTCTCCCTCAACGCACCCAAGGGTGACGCCAAGGCGAACCCTGACAAGCCACTGGAAATCGTCGCCAAGGGCGGTGACGCACGTATCACCGACGTGACCGTCACGGACGGCTCCGGCCACCACCTGGCGGGCGAGCTGGCCGCGGACGGGGCCCGCTGGCACTCCACGGCGCCACTGGCCGCCGGTGCCCGCTACACCGTGAAGGTCTCCACGGAGGACGACGACGGTGCCCCTGGCAGCCGTACGCTCGACTTCGAGACGTCCCGGGTGAAGCAGCGGAACCTGGCCGTGAAGTTCGGCCCCAAGGCCGGCAAGTACGGCGTCGGCCAGCCCATCACCGCCGAGCTCGGCACGCCGGTCAAGGACAAGGAGGCCAGGGCCGTCGTCGAGCGGGGCCTCAAGGTCCGCTCCAGCCCCGCCGTGGAGGGCGCCTGGCACTGGGTCGACGACAAGACCCTGCACTTCCGGCCCAGGGAGTACTGGCCCGCCAACGCGTCCGTCAACGTCAGCAGCACCCTCGACGGCATCAAGGTCGGCGACAAGCTGTACGGCGGACCGGTCAAGCCCCTCAAGATCAGCACCGGCGACCGGCTCGAAGCCATCGCCGACGCCGGTACGCACCACATGACGGTGATGCGCAACGGCGAGGAGATCAAGACCGTCCCCGTGACCACCGGCAAGCCCGGCTTCTCGACCCGTAACGGCATCAAGGTGGTGCTGGAGAAGCAGTCGTTCGTCCGCATGCGCGGCACCAGCGTCGGCATCGCGGCGGGCAGCAGCGAGTCGTACGACCTGCCGGTCCACTACGCGACCCGGGTCACCTGGAGCGGTGAGTACGTCCACGCCGCCCCGTGGTCCGTCGGCTCACAGGGGTCGGCGAACGTCAGCCACGGCTGTGTCGGTATGTCCACCGACAACGCCCAATGGTTCTTCGACACCGTCCGCGAGGGCGACATCGTCAGAGTCGTCAACAGCGAGGGCGAGGACATGGACCCGTTCGGCAACGGCTTCGGCGACTGGAACCTGGACTGGAACGAGTGGCGCCAGGGCAGCGCGCTGCTGGGCGGCGGGACCAAGGACGGCTCCGGCCCGGTGGAAGCCGCCCGGCTGCGTCCGCAGGTCTGACGCGGGCCGGGTGAACCGGCCCCGGTGGAGCCGTCAGGCTTCCACGGCGAGCCTGGTGCGCAGCAGCGCGGCCAGTGCCTCCGGGAAGCCGACCGGCTCCACCGGCAGCGTCACAGCGGCCTCCGCACGGCTCCAGGTGGCCAGCCATGCGTCCTGCGGGCGGCCCATCAGCAGCAGTACCGGCGGGGAGTTGAAGATCTCGTCCTTGATCTGCCGGCACAGGCCCATGCCGCCGATGGGCGTGGCCTCACCGTCGAAGACGCAGGCGTCGACGCCGCCCTTGTCGAGCACCTTGAGCACGGCGTGCATTGTCGCGCACTCCACGTACTCGACCGGCGGCAGATCGGCGGCCGGCCGGCGTCCCGCGGCCGTCCGCACCTGCTCGCGGGTGTTCGCGTTGTCGCTGTAGACCAGGACCGTGGCGGTCGGCTCCATTGTTCCTCCGTGACATCCGTCGTGACGTCGGATGCTACTCCGTCGGCCACCAAGTCACACGGGTCCCGCCCCTCCCGCAAAGGGCCGTTCGATCCCGGCCCTGATCGCCTCCGGAGCCGCTGACACTCCGAAGGGCACCCCCGGGAGTGAGGGCGGGATAAGCGACCGACATAATGTCGGTCGTGGCGACAGCAACGACAGTAGAAACCGGGCACGCGCACCCGACGGTCAATCGGCCGAACCTCACCAGTGTCGGAACCATCATCTGGTTGAGCTCCGAGCTGATGTTCTTCGCGGCCCTCTTCGCGATGTACTTCACCCTGCGGTCGGTGACAGGGGAAGCGTTCTGGTCGGAGAAGGCCGACTCGCTGAACATCCCGTTCTCCGCGGTCAACACCACGATCCTGGTGCTCTCTTCCCTCACCTGCCAGCTCGGCGTCTTCGCCGCCGAGCGCGGCGACGTGAAGAAGCTCCGCTCGTGGTTCGTGATCACGTTCGTGATGGGTGCGGTCTTCGTCGGCGGTCAGATCTTCGAGTACACGGAACTCGTCAAGCACGAGGGCCTCTCGCTCTCGTCCGACGCCTACGGCTCCGCGTTCTATCTGACCACCGGCTTCCACGGTCTGCACGTGACGGGCGGTCTCATCGCCTTCCTGCTGGTTCTCGGCAGAACGTACGCGGCCAAGAGGTTCACCCACGAGCAGGCAACCGCCGCCATCGTCGTGTCCTATTACTGGCACTTCGTCGATGTCGTCTGGATCGGCCTCTTCGCCACGATCTATCTGATCAAGTAGCGGGCCACAGCGCCCGAAGCGCTCGCGCACAGTCCAGTCCAGAAGCACCGACGCAGAAGATCCTGACACCGGGGTAATCCGTGAAAAAGCTCTCCGCACGACGACGCCATCCGATGGCGGCGGTCGTCGTCCTACTCCTCGCGCTGGCGGCCACCGGGGGGCTGTACGCCGCGTTCGCGCCCGCGGGCAAGGCACAGGCAGACGACACCGCCCAGTCCCTCGCCATCGACGAGGGCAAGAAGCTGTACGCCGTTGGCTGCGCGAGCTGCCACGGTGTCGGCGGTCAGGGCACGTCCGACGGTCCATCGCTGACCGGCGTCGGTGCCGCGGCCGTGGACTTCCAGGTCGGCACCGGCCGGATGCCGGCGCAGCAGCCCGGTCCGCAGGTTCCCAAGAAGAAGGTCATCTACGACCAGAAGGAGATCGACCAACTCGCGGCGTACGTCGCCTCGCTCGGCCCCGGTCCCTCGATCCCGTCCACCGAGCAGTCCAACCCGGAAGGGGCGGACGCGGCCAAGGGCGGCGAACTGTTCCGCTCCAACTGCGCGCAGTGCCACAACTTCGGCGGTGAGGGCGGCGCGCTGACGAACGGCAAGTACGCCCCCGGGCTCAAGGGTGTGACCCCCAAGCACCTGTACGAGGCCATGCTCACCGGTCCGCAGAACATGCCCTCGTTCCCCGACTCGACGATGCCCGAGCAGCAGAAGCAGGACATCATCAAGTACATCGAGTCCGTGAACAGCGGCGATTCCGCGAGCCCCGGCGGCTTCAAGCTCGGTGGCATCGGGCCCGTCAGCGAGGGGCTGTTCTCCTGGGCCATCGGTCTGGGCGCACTGATCGCAGTTGCCGTCTGGGTCGCGGCGCACACCGCTAAGGCCAGGAAGTCATGAGTGACAACCGGATTTCAGACGAGAACCTGCCGACCAGCGAGCAGGAAACCGCGCACGGTGAGGTGGAGCGGGCCGACGACCCGTTCGTCGACCCCGGGATGCCGGCCCACCGGCCGCGTATCCAGGACATCGACGAGCGGGCGGCCAAGCGCTCCGAGCGCGCGGTTGCGGGACTTTTCACGCTGTCGATGCTGGCCACGGCCGGATTCATCGCCTCGTTCGTCATCTTCCCCGTCGACAAGATCGTGTACATCTGGCCCTTCGGCCATGTGAGCGCGCTCAACTTCTCGCTGGGACTGACGCTCGGGGTCGCCCTGTTCGCCGTCGGCGCGGGCGCGGTCCACTGGGCCCGCACGCTGATGAGCGACGTGGAGATCATCCAGGAGCGGCACCCGATCGAGGCGACCCCCGAGGTCGCCGCGCAGGCGAAGCGGGACTTCCTGCAGGGCTCGGCGGAGTCCGGCTTCGGACGCCGCAAGCTGATCCGCAACACGATGTTCGGCGCGCTGGCCATGGTGCCGCTCTCCGGCGTCGTACTGCTGCGTGACCTCGGCCCGCTGCCCGAGGACAAGCTCCGCACGACGTTCTGGAAGAAGGGCTTGATGCTCATCAACCAGAACACCAACGAGCCGCTGCGTCCCGAGGACGTCACGGTGGGGTCGCTGACGTTCGCCCAGCCCGAGGGGCTGGACGAGCACAATGAGAACTTCAACAATGAGATCGCCAAGGCGGCTCTCATGATCGTTCGCATTCAGCCGGCCGACATCAAGGACAAGCGGGAACTTGAGTGGTCCCACGAGGGCATCGTGGCCTACTCGAAGATCTGCACCCATGTCGGCTGCCCCATCAGCCTGTACGAGCAGCAGACGCATCACGTGCTCTGCCCGTGCCACCAGTCCACCTTCGACCTCTCCGACGGCGCCCGCGTCATCTTCGGCCCGGCCGGCCACGCCCTTCCGCAGCTGCGGATCGGTGTGAACGGTGAGGGTTATCTCGAAGCGCTCGGCGACTTCGACGAGCCCGTCGGTCCTTCCTTCTGGGAGCGCGGATGAGTACAGCGTCTGACGAA
The nucleotide sequence above comes from Streptomyces sp. NBC_01716. Encoded proteins:
- a CDS encoding cytochrome c oxidase subunit 4 gives rise to the protein MKVQGWMFLWLSLFILVVAAVYGVWSKEPVGTTALFLAFGLSLMIGFYLAFTARRVDAMAQDNKQADVADEAGEVGFFSPHSWQPLSLAVGGALAFLSIAIGWWLLFFSFPVLLIGLWGWVFEYYSGENQNQ
- the qcrA gene encoding cytochrome bc1 complex Rieske iron-sulfur subunit produces the protein MSDNRISDENLPTSEQETAHGEVERADDPFVDPGMPAHRPRIQDIDERAAKRSERAVAGLFTLSMLATAGFIASFVIFPVDKIVYIWPFGHVSALNFSLGLTLGVALFAVGAGAVHWARTLMSDVEIIQERHPIEATPEVAAQAKRDFLQGSAESGFGRRKLIRNTMFGALAMVPLSGVVLLRDLGPLPEDKLRTTFWKKGLMLINQNTNEPLRPEDVTVGSLTFAQPEGLDEHNENFNNEIAKAALMIVRIQPADIKDKRELEWSHEGIVAYSKICTHVGCPISLYEQQTHHVLCPCHQSTFDLSDGARVIFGPAGHALPQLRIGVNGEGYLEALGDFDEPVGPSFWERG
- the qcrC gene encoding cytochrome bc1 complex diheme cytochrome c subunit — translated: MKKLSARRRHPMAAVVVLLLALAATGGLYAAFAPAGKAQADDTAQSLAIDEGKKLYAVGCASCHGVGGQGTSDGPSLTGVGAAAVDFQVGTGRMPAQQPGPQVPKKKVIYDQKEIDQLAAYVASLGPGPSIPSTEQSNPEGADAAKGGELFRSNCAQCHNFGGEGGALTNGKYAPGLKGVTPKHLYEAMLTGPQNMPSFPDSTMPEQQKQDIIKYIESVNSGDSASPGGFKLGGIGPVSEGLFSWAIGLGALIAVAVWVAAHTAKARKS
- a CDS encoding L,D-transpeptidase, whose product is MNHKPRFRTVLGCTVLVLSFGAAATGCGGPDGHPLSGKPYDAADQVSLNAPKGDAKANPDKPLEIVAKGGDARITDVTVTDGSGHHLAGELAADGARWHSTAPLAAGARYTVKVSTEDDDGAPGSRTLDFETSRVKQRNLAVKFGPKAGKYGVGQPITAELGTPVKDKEARAVVERGLKVRSSPAVEGAWHWVDDKTLHFRPREYWPANASVNVSSTLDGIKVGDKLYGGPVKPLKISTGDRLEAIADAGTHHMTVMRNGEEIKTVPVTTGKPGFSTRNGIKVVLEKQSFVRMRGTSVGIAAGSSESYDLPVHYATRVTWSGEYVHAAPWSVGSQGSANVSHGCVGMSTDNAQWFFDTVREGDIVRVVNSEGEDMDPFGNGFGDWNLDWNEWRQGSALLGGGTKDGSGPVEAARLRPQV
- the ctaE gene encoding aa3-type cytochrome oxidase subunit III, yielding MSVVATATTVETGHAHPTVNRPNLTSVGTIIWLSSELMFFAALFAMYFTLRSVTGEAFWSEKADSLNIPFSAVNTTILVLSSLTCQLGVFAAERGDVKKLRSWFVITFVMGAVFVGGQIFEYTELVKHEGLSLSSDAYGSAFYLTTGFHGLHVTGGLIAFLLVLGRTYAAKRFTHEQATAAIVVSYYWHFVDVVWIGLFATIYLIK